The DNA region AGCATATTTACTGACCCTGACCCACCGATTGAGGCGTAGTGAAGCTGGACTGCGACAATAGCATCGGCCCCAAGCTCTACCGCTTCCTGTGATAGCTCTTGCAACACAACCTTTCTTGCCTCTCTCAACCCATTTTGCATTACCTTGCTTCTGCCTCCGAACAAGTCCCGGAACCCAGCAGCTACATCCTTGAAGATATTTTGACCTACTACACACTCAGAAGAGACAATCCCTAGGCGCTTTATCACCTTTAGGTTGCTTGAGGATTCTGTTGTCAGGAGAACTGACCTAACGGCCTCTGGTACTTCTTCCTCTGTAGCGTAGTCACCTTCGCCAAGCTCGTCTTGGCAGGACCGGCATAGCTGCGACACAGGATCAATCGCAAAATCTTCATTTCTGCAAGCAGCGCAAACAGCCATACGTCGTCATCTCCACGTTGTAGCAGCTCACCTTAACAGAGAATTTGTTAGGGTCCCCCCTGATTTCAAGCTAGGCCACCCCTCCGCCGCAGCGTAACCCTACCTATCCGCAAAATAAAAAAAATAAAATCAAGGCTTTATGGAAAACCGTTTAAGGTCCCATGCCTGATTCTACAAAAAAAACGCACAGGTTGAGTCGTGTGTCTCAGCGGGGAACTGAACTGACCAAAGCTCATTTCGTGTGTTGCTAACGTGTGTGGTCAACGTGTGTGGTCACTTACCCTTAACACACTGAATTTAAATAGAAAAAATTGCTGGCGGACGGTGAGGGATTCGAACCCTCGAGACGGTTCCCCGCCTACACACTTTCCAGGCGTGCGCCTTCGACCACTCGGCCAACCGTCCGTGGCGGCTCGTCTAGCGCGGCGGGCAGCGCTGCGCAAGCCGCAGATCGCTCACAGCTTGGAAATCCGCTTCTGCAATTCGGCCAGTTGCCGGCGGATCTCGGCCATGTCTTCGGATTCGGCCTTCTTGCCGCGGCGCGGCTCCTCCTCCTCGTCCGGGGCGGGTCCACTGCTGCCGGCGGTGCCCCAGCCCGCAGCCATGGCCCGCAGGAACATCTGCTGCTGGCGCTGCAATGCCTCGAAGCCCGGCATCGAGGACATCGGGTTCGGAAAGGTGGACAGGTTCTCCATCATCTTCGACTGGCCCTCGCGCAGCATCTCGAAGCTGGCGGCCAGGAATTGCGGCACGACGGATTGCGCCTGGGTCGTGTAGCTGCGCACCAGGTCCACCAGCACATCGATGGGCAGCACGCTTTCGCCCCGGCCCTCGTGCTCGGCGATGATCTGCAAGAGATATTGCCGCGTCAGGTCGTCGCCCGTCTTCAGATCGACGATGCGGACCTGCCG from Paracoccus aminovorans includes:
- the phaR gene encoding polyhydroxyalkanoate synthesis repressor PhaR, with product MAEAENTTPLLIKRYASRRLYNTETSDYVTLDDIAGFIRAGRQVRIVDLKTGDDLTRQYLLQIIAEHEGRGESVLPIDVLVDLVRSYTTQAQSVVPQFLAASFEMLREGQSKMMENLSTFPNPMSSMPGFEALQRQQQMFLRAMAAGWGTAGSSGPAPDEEEEPRRGKKAESEDMAEIRRQLAELQKRISKL
- a CDS encoding YbjQ family protein, whose product is MAVCAACRNEDFAIDPVSQLCRSCQDELGEGDYATEEEVPEAVRSVLLTTESSSNLKVIKRLGIVSSECVVGQNIFKDVAAGFRDLFGGRSKVMQNGLREARKVVLQELSQEAVELGADAIVAVQLHYASIGGSGSVNMLLLTATGTAVKL